Part of the Girardinichthys multiradiatus isolate DD_20200921_A chromosome 14, DD_fGirMul_XY1, whole genome shotgun sequence genome is shown below.
TAAGTATACTATTTGTACTTTGCTTAACACAAGGGTCCGCAACCTAAGGCTACAAAGCCACCAGTGGCTCTTTGGATCTTCCACAGTGGGTCTTGATAACAtaggctaaaaataaaaaagaaccaactaatgtttttttttcctgaagacctttttaaaaaactactttttactTAAAAGGTCATGTAACATTTGTGGCTCTAAAAGAGTGTTATTTAGCTGGGCCGAGGGCAAATTTGGATcgtaaaggttgcagacccctggctTAACACTAATATAAACAGATGTATCAccattaaaaactgcatttaactAACCTTCAGTGTTCAAAACATCTTGCAGTCATTTTCAGTAGAAAAGGCAACTAGAGAACAGTCAGCCAGCAAGGTGTGGTTTGAGCAAAGTGCAGGCAGAGTCACAGCATCGGTCTTCCATGAGGCAGGCAGGACGGACAGTGGCATATCCTTGATTAAAAGGATTTGTTACCCTCGATCCTGTCAGGTTTCTACTGAGTCAGTGAGGTAAAGACAGAAGTGCGTATGGAAAGGCTACATAACAAACCAGGTTTACTCAgggttggtttttatttaatgtttaaggGATATTGCAGAGTAACAAAGTTATTATCATTACACTTCAAAGACTTAAGTGATGCAAGCTCAAGATAAGATCCCAGTCCTAACACTTCCACTATTTCATTTCTGCTCTGTCGAAAAGTCAGGTAATTACACAGTTAGAAAATGTATACAATGCATAGTTAGATCATGTTTGCATAACTGCTAATgcacaggttttagatgtgaagTAGTATACTCTAGGTTGTGATTGTTGTAAGTAGGAGTCAATCTAATTCATGTGTAACATCATTTTTCTAGATGGGGAAATCTAAGTGAGCCAGTAGCAAGGATACATTACATCAAAGCGTTGCAAGATCATCACACATTTCCAGGTGACAACAGCATGTCTCATCATAAACACATCTTTGCCATGGATCGGTGCATTGCCAGATGGGATCATTACATATGTCTGCCATGGTAAATGTGTGCTTGAAATAAAATGTCCCTTTACCCTCAAGAATAGCTCTCTTGCCAACAGCTGTAACACTGACACAAACTTCTGTCTAGTGGAAAAGGACAATGTGATGACACTGAAGGCAAATCACAAATACATGTCACAAGTTCAAGCCCAAATGCGTATTGCAGGTGTACAGTATTGTGACTTTGTTGTGTGGAGTCCCACTGAAATGTTTATACAACGCATTCAGTTTGATGACGTGTTCTTCAGTGAGACGTACAGCAGAGTAGTGCAGTTCATCAAAACTAGACTTCTGCCAGAACTTTTGGGAAAGTACTACACGGTACCACGCACAGTGGTCTCCCCAatctcagagaaacagccacatTCAGGATGCTACTGTGGTGAACCACAGGGAGCTCCAGAGGATGTAGTCATCTGCGCATCAAAACTATGCAAGCGAGGACACACTTTCACAAGTCTTGCTTGCAGATGACAAGGGTTCCAAAAGTGTGGAAATGTTATGAATGCAGGAAGATAAAGCAAAACTGAGGAACTACACTGTTATGCAACAGACATTGTACAAAGCtaacataacaaaaatatattcaataatatttagcctaaggttttgtttccttttgttctGATGCCAGAGTTTTCCACTTATAAACATGGTGTCATTCCAGTAATCCCACTTCGGGTTATTTTCCAACTAAGTCGAAATACCTTATTATTAAGGTACTGCGATTGTCTTGTGATCTTTTAAAGTTGTGTTTAACCTGCCTTCTTTATTCCCCATTGTTCTTATTCTAATGATatgcttaaaataaaatctacactGAGGAGAGGGACAAGCATAGATGAGGAGGGAAGAGGAGAGGCAGTGGGAGAGGAGGGATATTCTAATTCCAATTCTGTTATTTTGATGTATTGTAACAAGAGAATTGGAATCAGAATATTCAACCTCTCTTCCTGCCTCTCTCCttcccttccttcctctcctccttACTATCCTCTTTCCATCACTTCTTTCAGTGTATATTTCATTTCAAGTTGAACTACTGCAAATAAAATCTACATTGTGaggagaggaagatgaggacgtgggatgattttcttgtcttgtttttaaTCCTGTCTTAATTTTGTGCGTTATTAAAATCACAATTGAAAAATGATGACATGTTTCTCATGTTTCTCTTCAGTagtaaacctttaaaacattaaatattgtaATAATGAAATAAGTATATTGTTTGATCAACAAAAGTcagatttatttcaaaatgaaatactTTGTGGGTTGGGATGtttaattctgcatgtcatcacTCTGGTGGAACAACAGGATGGCAAAGATTACAGAGGGCACAACACACTTTTACCATTTTGTCTAGTGGCGTGAGTCCATCTGAGGCTGAATAACAAAGTGATATGGGTATGGTTCCTTGCAAAATAGAGTACTTATTCCTTACAATTCCTATAATTCTCTCCACATGGATGCGCACAGCTGCCAGTCCTCTCGATGACTCGATTTATTCTGGGTGAAGCTGTGCTTTTCCTTTGGTAAAGGCAGGTATCTTGAGTTGTGCATTGACAAGTCCTACAGAATCTGCTACATTAAACCCTCTGTCAGCAAGAACCACATCCCCAGGGGACAACAGTTCAAGATATCCACTATGCTCCGTCACATACTTATCACTTGTCCTACCACCCCGACCTTTTGAAACAAAGCTAATGACCCCTTGTAGTGTTATGGAAATGAGATACTTAACTGTATTATGATGTTTATATTGTAAATAGGTTTGTGCACGTGCTCTCATCTCTTTAGGTCTTTCAATTAATATCTCAAAGCAGTCAATAATACTAGTGcaatttttgaagttttttctgTAACACATGGGAAGACTAATTAAAATCTGATCTCTGCTTGGCCACCTTATAATATTACACAGCCGGAAATACATAACATTCAGTGTGTTGTTGAAAACCCTACTAGCAGTTGATGTTGATGTATGAAAACAATGACCTAGGAAAAAAAGTGGTAAATTCATTCTCAAGCGCTTTAATGTTagtaaaaactgctgaaaaggTGACAAACATGACTTAACATTAAGTAATGGTGATATAAAAGAGAATACAACAATCAATTTACAGTAAGAAGGCAGGCCAGTTAACTTATTGACTTTGCCTTGGAAACTTTCTTTACTGAATGTTAATGAATCTACTTCACCCTTGAGTTTACAGATTTCAGTCCTTAATCTCATACATTCTTCATTGAGTCTTTTAATTGTGACTTGGCAAGAAATATTGGTACAGGAACCATCCATTGCCAATCCAACCTCCTGTCtgtcttctcctccatcctgctggtcattgccatccacctcctgtctgtcctCTGCTTTTCCCGTCTCTCCTCTGTCAGCATCAATCactgctctttttctttttagagctTGAGTGTGTTCAAACCTGGCCATTTGATAAATCCTCTTTCGCTTGTTTGGAGAACTTagatgaggaaatattgttggCACGTAGTCTGGGCTTAGTGGGTTTTGGCTTTTTGTACCTGATGAGACAAAGGTTTCAGTTAATGTAACTAGGTCTGTGTCCAAAGCAGCTACAACGAAGAAACCAGAGAAATTAAACATCTTGCTAGGTTAATCTAAGATCAGCACAATATATCATCAAGCTTATTAGCTTGTAATACTGTAAGGTTTCAACTTCTGTTGCTGTATATTTTACTGTCATTATGTTGCGTAAGTTCAATtgaatgaaatgtaaaaatactaCATTAATCTCAAAGATCCTGCTGTAGACAGATATCTAAGCTAACAACTGCAATCTCTGAAGCTAAATATTCCGATCTTCATATCAAATGCATTTGTTGCACACGGTGTCTAATCAGTTTCATTCTAATCActtaattttctgaaaaatatgttcaaGACATTAAATCCAGTTGGCAGTAGCTTGAGCTAGCTCTCCTGACGTGCTTTGAAACTCACATGATacaaaatgtgcactgcacaGACGGCTACTTGCAGTCGGCGTCCAGTTAGCCCTCCTGATCGCTGACAGCCATCTCTGATGACGTTCTTCCTCTTTCGGTAAGAGACAGttagaaataaatcatttagaCAACAGTCCGATAGTGCCAGTAATGATAATACCACCCTGGATTTTACCAGATTCTGATGTCGATTTAACTACATTAGAGAGAAAGATCAGAGATATAACTTTAATTTATGATACACTAACAGACAGTGCACATATGCATCCTAGCGTTGATCTGGTCATATTTCTTTTGGACTGTGCTTATCCTGATTCACACTCCTCACCAGTTGGTGGTGGTAATGCACCAAATTGTTGTCTGCCAACAGCAAAGAAGAAGACAAAGAAGACTTGGCTAGTGATGAAGCCTCATGAAGCAATTAAGCTTTCCAGCATATTGTTTTGCCTAAAGGTTCATTACTTGATGCTTCATTCATTTCTCATTAGTAACATCCGCTGCTGCACAGACACTGTGACAGCCTTCATACTTCAAATATCAGAATATGGCAGTGTTTGCAGTATTGTCacgaagttgttttttttaaaacccatgtgtcatttatttttagttctTGATTTATGATGATTTATACCCAAAATAATTCTGCTAATACGCTGACGTCTGTGGTAATAGTTTTCTTTTATGTGATATAATTTTTATGTGGACTGATTTGACAATAAAGATACACTGTATGCTTTGTGTTTGTGACTTCTTTCCTGAAAAACTTGAATTCTTTTTCTGGGACTTCTGCTTCAGATCTTTTATAGTTAGCTGCACACAGAATTTCACTCTTTTAATA
Proteins encoded:
- the LOC124881167 gene encoding uncharacterized protein LOC124881167; translation: MARFEHTQALKRKRAVIDADRGETGKAEDRQEVDGNDQQDGGEDRQEVGLAMDGSCTNISCQVTIKRLNEECMRLRTEICKLKGEVDSLTFSKESFQGKVNKLTGLPSYCKLIVVFSFISPLLNVKSCLSPFQQFLLTLKRLRMNLPLFFLGHCFHTSTSTASRVFNNTLNVMYFRLCNIIRWPSRDQILISLPMCYRKNFKNCTSIIDCFEILIERPKEMRARAQTYLQYKHHNTVKYLISITLQGVISFVSKGRGGRTSDKYVTEHSGYLELLSPGDVVLADRGFNVADSVGLVNAQLKIPAFTKGKAQLHPE